The DNA region taaaaaaatataaaatcataatcCACATATAACTAacgatattttaataaattttgtatcTGAATCACCGAATCACTGATGGCCATCGAATTAAGCCTTTAGGTTTTTTAGAGGTTTTTTGACACTTAATTTATAGTCTACACGCATACTTTCCCATTTGACTAATGGTGATTCCTATTTTTAGTTAAAACCCATTTTGTGATaggcattatatatgtattgtacatgttCCTTTGGTAGttaaaattatgttaaaaaCCTGCATGAATCATACAGACAGTTTCCAccgaaatttctttttttacaaAACTGATGGTAGAAACTTCCTCGGGTGGTCCCTCCGTTAAACCTGCCCTAAAACTGTTTACATTGACAGCGGAAACTAAATGTCCGCGTAATGCATTCCATAGTTGAATCACTCTGTTACTAAAGTAACTGAAAATCAGGTGTTTGTAAAATAACTAATTCTCATATACTTATACATAGTAACCTGTGGAAGGTACCATTTCCCGTTTTGAATTTGAAGTTTCTGTTTCTCTGTTAATTTTCTTTCTCGAAAATGTTTCCAATGGGCTTTTCTTACTTCTTTCTAAAATAGCGATGTCCATCACGACATTTTAAGGTAGTATAAAATAACTAATTAGGTCAATAGAGTAACAATAATGCGGGAAAGCCATGTTGATGGCCAATCTTATTGGCTTTCAATGTGTGACTCTGCTGTAATTAATTCATGGCCCGGAGTATCGCTGATACAGTAGGAGATACAGCACCTTCTACAGGATTAAATCAGCAAAGATAACCAACATCTGGCCAGGGAGGCATCCTTATGTCTATCAATAAAATCGATTTGTTTACCCTATAAACTAGTCTACGATTACGCTACACATATGCAGATAGTAAATAATGGATGGTTCGTAGTACTATATGTTGTTTGTTCACGTAAGCTACCGGTCACTCCGGTAAGACAAACTTTCAACTTTCACCTAACCCTCGCAACCAAGTGTAGGCTGACCAGATGCATTCAGCTCACACACAGACAAACTTCCAACATTGAGATCACAATGTTAAGAAACGTCCAACATTCAACTAGACACGTAGGGAAACTTATAACATTCAGCTGGACACTTATAGACAAACTTCCAACATCGAGATTTCAATGTTAAGAGTCCAACATTCAACTCGACACCCGGGAAAACTTATAACATTCAGCTGGACACTTCTGGTGCGGATTTGGATGCCGACATGGCAACATTAGCCTATTGTTACTCTAGCTACTGTTAAATCAGAAAATATATCACCTTCAAAAGAAAAAGTCGGCCAGAAGGTTATATATTTCCACTACAACAGTACCTACTGGTTGCTCATAACTGGTGAGCTTCAAATACACAGGGTGACCCAACGTACCCATCATCAAGTTACAATAGTCTTAGTGTAGTACCAAGTACATagtttatgtttaaaaaaaaacacacatacGAATTGTTTTCTTAGATATTTAATGACTAATAATTAAGTCATATCTGATAACATTGCAAGTTTGCAAATCAAATTTCATACTTATAAAATATAGCCCACTAGACCTAAGGCATCGAAGCAACACTCAGTAGAGagatttctttttgtttcaaaataatttcactgtaaaaaacaatatttgttttgaacTAGAAATGACCAAAGattgttttttatcaaaacaattaCAGAAGAACATGTTTTGATTCAAGCATAATTAACAATGAATGGGGAGACAACTATTCTTGATTAATGATGGGGAAAGGCAATGACTGAATAAGAGCTACATCACAAACACAAGACATTTAGCTACCCATCCAACAAGTACTGGCAACGTAATGTTAGTTCTATACTGAGATTTTAAATTCCATAACACCTAAATGAATGATCAGTAATAAGATAAATGTTCTTAAGGGCTAATACGAGGTTTGATATTCTGATGAGTTGAATGATATTTACAGAGGATAAACAAGGACAAACTGTTACCAATGGTTACAGGTATGATGTAGTTATAAAAACGTGAAAAACTAACATTGgaggtaattgttttaaaaccTGTCCAATCTGACGACTTCGTGGCAGTCACACAGGTggatatacaagttacattttatCATAATGAAACTTTGTCAATATACAGAGGGGTCAGGTAAGACAGGTTCTACAGTTTTATAGACCAAACACCAGATTCATCACTGCTCCAGTCCTTTAACTCATTAATATAGGAACttccatagaaaagcattagtTCTTATTATAACAGTTAATAATCTTAAATTTTCCAATGCTTTcctatagattttttttcagatgcAACCCTGAATTACACTGAATTAATTACAAACtattttaatttgtgaaaatGTTGTTCATctgttaaaatattaaatatcttatATCTGATAGAAATAATTGACAGACTTGTCTGTATAGACTTATCCTCAGATAAATCAGGTGAAGACTAAAAAACAGTGATGAATCTAGGGGTCTGTTATTGCAAACACCGACAAGTACAGAATTCGTCAGAATGgaatacaatacataaaattCTCAACACAAAGTAATCCAAAATGGGAAACATATTTTGAATTGTATTACTGATGGTAGACTAAGAGTGAGTGATGTAATTACACTTACCAGGTTCACCATATCTAAAAtacaagagttacttccctttgtgaCAACTTCGCGTCCTCATGATCAAAAGGCAAATTAATCTTAATCATTTATCACTTTCACATCGGGAGTTATGATTTGAAACTAAAGCTTCCAAATTAAACATAATGAAGAATTAACTTTACAAGATAATCCACATATAGAAACTCTTGGGAAAAATGGTTctataacatacatataaacaCAAGAGCTTTACCATGACCCAATGGAAACACTGCCCCTAACTTCCATGATCACATTCTGAATTTAAAGTATCAACAATTGCCAAAGTAATCTGTGCAGGTGCTGTGTTCCTACTTTGTTCAGGGATACAGGAATACATCAAACTCGAGTGCTTCAACACATTAACATTGACAACCAACTACAtggattaaaaacaaaatgccATTCATAGCTTCACAGTAAAAATTCTGGTCTGTACATTATATTCATAAAGGGTGTTGCCAGGGCCAAGACAACACTAACAATCAGATCTTTGTAGAGGGTATGTGCACCAAAAGCTGCATATTATAATCAGATCTATAACAGGTACATCTCTTAAATGTTATTCCCTTTCTATGCTGATAAATGATTTAAAGGAAAAACATCTTTCAGAAATAGTTCTGAGGCCAAGCAAAGTTACAACTGTGTTGTTTGAAACAAATGTTTGGATCTAAATGCTAAAAAGGAAATCATTACATTTAACTGTATTCTTTgtgatctttttttttaaaatgaaaaatacatcTTAACAAACTTGTGAGAAGTATGGCTTCATGCTCTGAATTCTAcaacaaagaaaagaaatagACAGACAATATTGACAGTGACTGCATTACTAACACTAGAAGTACAATATTGAAAAAGAGGATGGCACATTTCTAAAGGAGTTTTTGTTCTACAAGAGCTTTTAATCAGTCATAAACATTATAGCACAAGAAAGGACGGAACATAGTCACTCTTAATGAATATCAAGTTTTCagctattttctttttaattttcattctttaAAAAGCTTCAGAATAGAAAATCTTCAAATTTACATgagaaatttaattttaaagctGCTTCATCAtcatgaaaaagaaaacaaatatcaacgGTCCTTACCCTATACCCATTTCTTTAATTAACAACAGTGAAAATATTAGCCAAAACATTTTCATGAACATCTATTTTGTTGACATTACTTGATGCAAAAAAAATTTCCGAGAGCATCTATGCAATACAAAATCAGAAGCATTTGGCACAATAAGAAAATTATTGATTTCTATAGCTTAGATCACAAGTTTGTTACAGTGTACATTATATTAGGTATTGACCATTCTGTAAATTTTTTTACCATGCCTTGTATGACAAAAACTTGCtaatttttgatatttactttatatatagCTCCTGTACACAAGCTCAAGTTTAGAAtgttaagatatatataaaaccCTACAGAATTACAGTCAGTTACTATTACACTGGTGTAGTACATACTCATATGTAAAACACATGCACTTAAATCGTACTGATCCTTCAGGAGAAATCCCAATCTTTACTGTTAATATCCCCACCCAGATCCCCTTACCAGTACAATTCCTGAAGCTAACAATTGGTCACTCTATTTATAGTTTGATAACAACTGTCTTTGTACCAGATACACAACCATTTCACCATCTCCTGTTAAACATAGAACCAGCTGTGAGACGTACATTATTCATGGGTTCTAGCTATAGAACATGGATGAATCTATCAATGATTCCATGTAAATATTTAGTTTGGTTGTGGAGACTACTTAAACAAGATCGGCAATATCTTCACCTCAACCAACAAATATTTTCTGACAACACCACAAGGCTTTCATCTTGATCtcaaaaacaatatttcgtGCTCCATGAATAAATATAAAGTCATGAATTGAAGACGTCACCCTTTCTTCAATGATTTATACAATGGAATATTCACATGAGGATCCCAATGTAAGTATAGCATTAATAGATTGTTTACAGTCAACAATACATCAGAGTAAATGATTTGACAGAGTAATATATGTACACCATGAACAGATTAGAAGTTCAAGGAAAATAATACAACCAAACACTGTTTTTATGAACAAAGAAAAGCAGTTTACACTTCTGGTTATGCTTTGCCTATGATACAgattgaatataaatattaaaaattccAGATGTCCACTCTCTTTAAAATTTAGCCCAGCCTGCTTTGTACGACAACTACAAAAGGACAggaaactactgaacactaggtatacatgtaaatacactCAATGAAGCAACATCAAAATAGTATATGGTTGATTAAAAAGATCTAGTTCAATCCACCAGATATAATTACTTGTACTAATTTGATTGCCTGACTGACATGAAGAATAGTAGGGGGTGTCGATAAATAAATGGCTAAGGTTATACCAAAAACCAcatttaatgggttttttttcttcaccaAATTAGGAAGAACAAAATTGACTTGTACCCTGTTACTccgtattttcatttttatgttttttttgtttgtagaTCAATTTAATACATGAACATATAAAATTCTACTATTGGAAAAATGAATCTTTGTATgaaaatttaatcattttgaaaagACATCACTATTTTTTTCAGTATAAGGACAAGAGGGTGTTGATAAGCCTGTAATTGTAGACCCTAACTTTCCacattaaagtaaaattaagtCATTGACCTAGTCCTGAACTAATTAGGACCAAGTCCGGAACTATTTAACATAGCCAATGATGCAACTACTACACAAGCACAcagacaaaaaataaataaatagcatGGCTGGAAacctatttatatacataatgcTTTTCTTTGAGTCCTCTACAGCACTTACATTGTATTCAACCATACCACAATCttcatcaaatatcaaacaaagaCAATTCTAGAAATAAACTACACTATTATgggaaattaaatgtaaattaaatttgaacaaaaatatcTGCACTATATAGCACAAATCCATTTACTACATTTTATCATTCCAAATCCATATTTGAGAAAACATACTCCCTTAAATTTTTCTGACAGCATGTCACATTTTCATTATCTGATATCTTTCAGTGTTAATTCATGAAGTTATAAGTTAAACATGATTTTGTATGTGTTTAAATAAAGTGACATTCATTCATTGCTATTGATTGTGACAACTCTCTGAGGACCAAAACGAAACATGAACACACATACAGCTCTATCAAAACAGGCTGggcaaaatatcaatttgttgAACATCATCTTGAAATCCATTTCATATGAACAGATAAAATTGTGAAACCTgattcacatttttacaatgattGTGTTCTCCATGTGGCATGGGAAACTACAGTGTACAGAAAATtcaatcatatacatatacatttataataattacaagttcatcaatatattaattttatagtATCACATTTTCATAAGAAGGGGTTCTGCGATTGCATAGCCCCATTATTCATTGGAACGAGGGGGTTTGGTAGTAAAGTTGAAGAACTTGGCTGTGAGAATCCAGAATTATATGTGTTCGTCTGCATCTGATTCAGGGTCATTCTTGTCATctgctgttgttgttgctgttgaaGTTCAAACGGATTTGTAGTTTTAGTGGCAAATGGGTTTTTAGCTGAAACACAAAAATGagcaaaaaaatgtattttgtcaaACAGATTTTATGGAACTTACACCTTTCTATGTTTACAAGATTTGccaagcaaaaattaaaactttaagATGAGTTCAATAGAATCACGTATCGAATGAACACAAATTCAAGATGGGTTTGATCATATAactacaacaagaggcccagagggcctgtatcgctcacctggtttgtaatgccaagtaatgttctgaatacaggttcattgtttcttttctgaaggaattttaatattaacctctaaatcccctattgggccccacccctcctgcccccagggggtcagagccaaaatttatacaagttctgttccccttcttccaaggatgtttatggccaaatttggtcacaatccaaacaaaactctaggacaataagtgatttataggatttacctctatttcccctattgggccccacccgtcctgccctcggggggccagagtcaaaatttatacgagttctgttccccttcccccaaggatgtttgttgccaaatttggttacaaaccatgcagaactctatgactagtagtgatttaaaggatttacctctatttcccctattgggcccgcccctcctgcccccggggggtcagagccaaaatttatacaagttctgttccccttccccaaaggatgtttgtggccaaatttggttacattccattcagagctctatgacaagtagcgatttaaaggatttacctctattacccctattgggccccgcccctcctgcacccgggggtcagagccaaaatttatacaagttctgttccccaccccaaaggatgtttgtggccaattttggttacaatccatgcagaactctaggacaagtagcgatttaaaggatttacctctattacccctattgggccccgcccctcctgcccctcggggaccagagccaaaatttatacaagttctgttccccctcccccatggatgtttgtggtcaaatttggttacaatccatgcagaactctaggacaagtagcgatttaaaggatttacctctatttcccctattgggccccgcccctcctgccccgggggggacagagccaaaatttatacaagttctgtttcccctccccaaaggatgtttgtggccaaatttggttacaatccatgcagaactctatgactagtagcgatttaaaggaaatgttgacggacggatggacggacgacggacgccgcgccatgacataagctcaccggcccttcaggccaggtgagctaaaaacctacatttcaaataatttcaatgcCAAAATGTGGTGTGAATATCCAGCAGATTAGCCATCTTGTTATACCATTCTCAAATCAAGTCATTGTTAACTGACGTCAAGTGATGATGCCATAATAAATTTTCAACCAATAATAAAATAGTGACATAATAATCATTATCTGGGGAAAGTCGATAGGTAAAATTCTCTATTCTAGCATACATCCTGTAATCTTTATATAACAATGGTAATAAACTAGTTCTATTTTCTAATAAAGACCTATCAGTGACAGCAGCAGATAGTGAGTACCTTGAGTATTTTCTGTGGCCACAAGCTGGTCGAGGTTGACTAGACTGGCATTGTCCCCTAGGAACTCCTGAGGGGTCTTTCTGTgtttctgttgttgttgttgaacATTGGTCAGTCCATCACTCATACCGCTCATGTTCCAGGCATCCTCCTTCTTTGGTTCTGTAAAAccaatcaaatatttaaaattgataCTTTTACACGAGTTCActttcatatttacaaatatagcattcctttttcttttttttttttttttttgtgaggGGAAATGATGATCCAATGTTAAATTGTCTCAACtacaaatttaatcaaacattcaAGTTACTTTTGTTACActaaaagggaaaaaaatactacaaaaaattattattgaattatCTCAATTACAAAAACTTTCCTTTTTTGTAAAGGAAAGTAATTCTGGAtgtttaaattatcaaaattacaataaaacacattCCCTCAACCGATTTAATTGGTTTTATTTAATATGAATATACACATTATGTGGGCTAAATGATACATCTGAGTTTAAAAGATTATACCAAATACCTCCTAAAGGATCAAATGCCTCCAATTCCTTATTAGTTTTGGCAGGAGAACTCCCAGCACTTCTGCTACCAATCAGATCAAATGCATCATCAACGCCCGAGCCGTTCGATACTGGTGGAGCACCACCAGATGCTGTGAAGTTGGAATCAAATGGTGTTGGTTCAGACATGACCTGTTGTGGAGGGGCTGGCGATCCCCACGGTGAACTTTGAGCAGGCACTACACCTGATGTCCCCCAGGGATCCGTGCTCGAAGCTGCAGAGAAACAATGAAAACACAATTGATATTTACTGCTTGCATGTATTAAAGCTATGAATATCTAAATGTATTAAGTGACACATCTGATTGCCTAATACAGAAGTTTGAGAGGGAAAAAGACATCTGATCAACATACACGGATGGTGTCACGTTTATCACACACTTGTAAAGTTctaaatgattttattgttaTCCATATATAATAGTTTTATTTCAATAGATCAAAGTTTTCTGCTAAAACATCAGTTTTGGTAACTTGTCAGCAACTTCAAAAATTAGCATCTTAATATCAATCAcaacatatgatatttttaattgacaatatacaagtatatatcaCAAACgtttatatgtacatggtaTGTATAAGAATGTAGAAAATTTATTGGTAATTCAATGTATCAACTGTAAATAAGAAGTTGATCCAGAGTTCCAGGTGAGAGTGGCCATACCTGCAGGATACGGGGGCGGTACTGGACTAACATTCACTGGTAACGGGGCAGGAGCCGGGGCACCCCAAGGATCCGCATTACTGGCAGGGGCAGCAACTTTAGCTGGTGACCCCCAGGGATCTGCTGCAGCAGACGGGGGTGGTGGTTGAGCCCTAGGGGCCTGTCCTGGTGGTCCTGGCAGTGGACTCCCCCAAGGGTCTGTAGGTGCAGGTTGGGCTGGAACTCCCCAGGGATCTGAGGGCGGAGCCTTTGTATTTTTGACTGGATCATGCTGCAAAAGAAAACCGACATCTATACATCAGGTAACTGTCAGAAtcttttatatgtattatagtatAACAAAATTTATGAGGAAATAATAAAtctttttaaattgattaacaaaaaaa from Argopecten irradians isolate NY chromosome 5, Ai_NY, whole genome shotgun sequence includes:
- the LOC138322751 gene encoding epsin-2-like isoform X1, producing MSNMPPIRRTIKNVVRNYSEAQVKVREATSNDPWGPSSTLMGEIADLTYNVVAFTEVMQMIWKRLNDHGKNWRHVYKALVLLDYIIKTGSEKVAQQCKENIFAIQTLKDFQHKEDNRDSGMNVREKAKQLVALLKDDERLRNERAKALKAKERFAQSAMGIGSDNKIKYGAGSPSLETSSGGYADPYGGATGDALSGGSETSSPTEGTGRRLSTDVEYARPSSVGEEEIQLQLALAMSKEEHDENVRKQKSDDIKLQMALDESRKQAVEEERKKEISKKHDPVKNTKAPPSDPWGVPAQPAPTDPWGSPLPGPPGQAPRAQPPPPSAAADPWGSPAKVAAPASNADPWGAPAPAPLPVNVSPVPPPYPAASSTDPWGTSGVVPAQSSPWGSPAPPQQVMSEPTPFDSNFTASGGAPPVSNGSGVDDAFDLIGSRSAGSSPAKTNKELEAFDPLGEPKKEDAWNMSGMSDGLTNVQQQQQKHRKTPQEFLGDNASLVNLDQLVATENTQAKNPFATKTTNPFELQQQQQQQMTRMTLNQMQTNTYNSGFSQPSSSTLLPNPLVPMNNGAMQSQNPFL
- the LOC138322751 gene encoding epsin-2-like isoform X2; amino-acid sequence: MSNMPPIRRTIKNVVRNYSEAQVKVREATSNDPWGPSSTLMGEIADLTYNVVAFTEVMQMIWKRLNDHGKNWRHVYKALVLLDYIIKTGSEKVAQQCKENIFAIQTLKDFQHKEDNRDSGMNVREKAKQLVALLKDDERLRNERAKALKAKERFAQSAMGIGSDNKIKYGAGSPSLETSSGGYADPYGGATGDALSGGSETSSPTEGTGRRLSTDVEYARPSSVGEEEIQLQLALAMSKEEHDENVRKQKSDDIKLQMALDESRKQAVEEHDPVKNTKAPPSDPWGVPAQPAPTDPWGSPLPGPPGQAPRAQPPPPSAAADPWGSPAKVAAPASNADPWGAPAPAPLPVNVSPVPPPYPAASSTDPWGTSGVVPAQSSPWGSPAPPQQVMSEPTPFDSNFTASGGAPPVSNGSGVDDAFDLIGSRSAGSSPAKTNKELEAFDPLGEPKKEDAWNMSGMSDGLTNVQQQQQKHRKTPQEFLGDNASLVNLDQLVATENTQAKNPFATKTTNPFELQQQQQQQMTRMTLNQMQTNTYNSGFSQPSSSTLLPNPLVPMNNGAMQSQNPFL